TAAGTTATCAAATTTTAATCTCATTACAAGTCTATTAGTATAATATTTGGTGTACACTATGCTTCTGTTATTAATTCTAGTAATGAAGTTATTGGTAAACCTTTTCTTGTAACTAATAATGCTTCTGTTTTCTCTAAATTAAAAGATACTTTAAAAGATTACAATAAAGAAGATGTTTTAATAGTTATTGAATCTACTTCTATTTATGGAAATAACCTTATTAAGTATTTCTATAATCTTGGATTTAAAATTACTATTTTAAATCCTATACTTACAAATAAATTAAGAAAAGCTTCTATACGTAATGCTAAAA
The sequence above is a segment of the Streptobacillus canis genome. Coding sequences within it:
- a CDS encoding IS110 family transposase gives rise to the protein MFGVHYASVINSSNEVIGKPFLVTNNASVFSKLKDTLKDYNKEDVLIVIESTSIYGNNLIKYFYNLGFKITILNPILTNKLRKASIRNAKNDKIDSISIAQTALLCAYSLFKEEDYNNIELKELSRFRRNLKKSIASLKTKLTSCIDEAFPEYISFFNSGIHT